In Archangium violaceum, the following are encoded in one genomic region:
- a CDS encoding DUF2188 domain-containing protein, with protein sequence MTLAMRIEREQLQSHSAPRRRWVTVAADGSGWYVRLEGNHRVDRYPNVTQAIHRGRKLAHQHKPSGLVIQYQDGEEEELQYESVANP encoded by the coding sequence ATGACCCTGGCGATGCGAATCGAGCGTGAACAGCTGCAGTCGCACTCCGCACCCCGTCGGCGCTGGGTGACCGTGGCGGCGGATGGGAGTGGTTGGTACGTCCGGCTCGAAGGCAACCACCGGGTCGACCGATACCCCAACGTCACCCAGGCCATCCACCGCGGGCGGAAGCTGGCGCACCAGCACAAGCCCTCGGGCCTCGTCATCCAGTACCAGGACGGAGAGGAGGAGGAGCTCCAGTACGAGAGCGTGGCGAATCCTTGA
- a CDS encoding response regulator: MSDDTRGRPIEILLVEDNPGDVRLTIEALKEGKVRNRLSVARDGVEALAFLRREGPHAESSRPDLILLDLNLPKKDGREVLAEIKEDSSLRRIPVVVLTTSKAEEDILRTYDLHANCYITKPVDLDQFISVVRSIDDFWLSVVRLPSGE, translated from the coding sequence ATGAGTGACGACACCCGCGGACGGCCCATCGAAATCCTCCTGGTGGAGGACAACCCCGGAGACGTCCGCCTGACCATCGAGGCCCTCAAGGAGGGCAAGGTGCGCAACCGCCTCTCCGTCGCGCGCGACGGGGTGGAGGCGCTGGCCTTCCTGCGCCGCGAGGGTCCCCACGCGGAGTCCTCGCGGCCGGACCTCATCCTGTTGGATCTCAACCTGCCCAAGAAGGACGGGCGCGAGGTGCTGGCGGAGATCAAGGAGGACTCGAGCCTGCGCCGCATCCCCGTGGTGGTGTTGACCACGTCGAAGGCGGAGGAGGACATCCTGCGCACGTACGACCTGCACGCCAACTGCTACATCACCAAGCCGGTGGATCTGGATCAGTTCATCTCGGTGGTGCGCTCCATCGACGACTTCTGGTTGTCGGTGGTGCGGCTGCCCTCGGGGGAGTGA
- the traC gene encoding outer membrane exchange accessory lipoprotein TraC, translated as MPGPSSSPSRRLGLIALSLFALLAFAGCSAFSRAVKEGDQLTTEHKWAEAEAAYQRALAVEPGDSEVRVKLRAMRKQWSAEVFQAAQARHSEGDLAGASQLLVRALELDGENDPARALLTQTLDARVEVAQKALKEERLQDARAELDAVLAVDATHAEARKVVDAVKTAWARRWFTTAQRLEEEGKPGNALLAYVRADQERVGATPARERAEAVRRKLQDEIAFLVVAGPAEDKAEAPDVVQRLSPGRLSALLPQEVPIRVITTEAPKDHEGVRLGVALERVRPEKTVEQSQRTQRYLVTNKAVPNPRRVELETALLEQERKLEDVERKLSGVLRDYLRKQDELVQAREVAFRCRERERKLCATALTECTRAFTQSQNGQVPQECNPARCNSQCDGEEGSLSQRGAAAQELERRLTAAQESAEAQRREVQRGRDAYYREPLTVDEPVYSEYPYDVELHRLAITASVTERLVDLAKDAVAASPRTEDYAAMHEDSANKAYDKVGVLADPVQLRSEAELRVEAGDRAMTAIATRVKERFDVYRQRKVEDARRGMVRPSAEDVVETAVRALLLTADAPPEDILLPLAKARGLDKPEALFGR; from the coding sequence ATGCCCGGCCCCTCATCGTCTCCGTCCCGCCGTCTGGGACTGATTGCCCTCTCCCTCTTCGCCCTGCTCGCCTTCGCGGGCTGCTCGGCCTTCTCCCGCGCGGTGAAGGAAGGCGACCAGCTCACCACCGAGCACAAGTGGGCGGAGGCGGAGGCCGCCTACCAGCGCGCCCTGGCCGTGGAGCCGGGCGACTCGGAGGTGCGCGTGAAGCTGCGCGCCATGCGCAAGCAGTGGAGCGCCGAGGTGTTCCAGGCCGCCCAGGCCAGGCACTCCGAGGGTGACCTGGCCGGGGCCTCGCAGTTGCTGGTGCGCGCGCTCGAGCTGGACGGGGAGAACGACCCGGCCCGCGCGCTCCTCACCCAGACGCTGGACGCGCGGGTGGAGGTGGCCCAGAAGGCGCTGAAGGAGGAGCGGCTGCAGGACGCGCGGGCCGAGCTCGACGCGGTGCTGGCGGTGGATGCCACGCACGCGGAGGCGCGCAAGGTGGTGGACGCGGTGAAGACGGCGTGGGCGCGCCGGTGGTTCACCACGGCGCAGCGGCTGGAGGAGGAGGGCAAGCCCGGCAACGCGCTGCTGGCGTACGTGCGCGCGGACCAGGAGCGGGTGGGGGCCACGCCCGCCCGCGAGCGCGCCGAGGCGGTGCGCCGCAAGCTGCAGGATGAGATCGCCTTCCTGGTGGTGGCCGGGCCGGCGGAGGACAAGGCCGAGGCGCCGGACGTGGTGCAGCGGCTGTCGCCCGGGCGGCTGTCGGCGCTGCTGCCGCAGGAGGTTCCCATCCGCGTCATCACCACCGAGGCGCCGAAGGACCACGAGGGCGTGCGCCTGGGCGTGGCGCTGGAGCGGGTGCGGCCGGAGAAGACGGTGGAGCAGTCCCAGCGTACGCAGCGCTACCTGGTGACGAACAAGGCCGTGCCCAACCCGCGCCGGGTGGAGCTGGAGACGGCGCTGCTGGAGCAGGAGCGCAAGCTGGAGGACGTGGAGCGCAAGCTGTCGGGCGTGCTGCGCGACTACCTGCGCAAGCAGGACGAGCTGGTGCAGGCGCGCGAGGTGGCCTTCCGCTGCCGCGAGCGCGAGCGCAAGCTGTGCGCCACCGCGCTGACCGAGTGCACCCGGGCCTTCACCCAGAGCCAGAACGGGCAGGTGCCCCAGGAGTGCAACCCCGCGCGCTGCAACTCGCAGTGTGATGGCGAGGAGGGCTCGCTGTCGCAGCGGGGCGCGGCGGCGCAGGAGCTGGAGCGCCGACTGACGGCCGCCCAGGAGTCCGCCGAGGCGCAGCGGCGCGAGGTGCAGCGCGGCCGGGACGCCTACTACCGCGAGCCCCTCACGGTGGACGAGCCCGTCTACAGCGAGTACCCGTATGACGTGGAGCTGCACCGGCTCGCCATCACCGCCAGCGTCACCGAGCGGCTGGTGGACCTGGCCAAGGACGCGGTCGCCGCCTCGCCGCGCACCGAGGACTACGCGGCGATGCACGAGGACTCGGCCAACAAGGCCTACGACAAGGTGGGCGTGCTGGCGGATCCGGTGCAGCTGCGCAGCGAGGCGGAGCTCCGGGTGGAGGCGGGCGACAGGGCCATGACGGCCATCGCCACGCGGGTGAAGGAGCGCTTCGACGTCTACCGCCAGCGCAAGGTGGAGGACGCGCGCCGGGGCATGGTGCGTCCCAGCGCCGAGGACGTGGTGGAGACGGCGGTGCGCGCCCTGCTGCTCACCGCCGATGCGCCTCCCGAGGACATCCTCCTGCCGCTGGCCAAGGCGCGCGGCCTCGACAAGCCCGAGGCCCTCTTCGGCCGCTAG
- a CDS encoding alpha/beta hydrolase — protein sequence MDVLLYEAIGAKAGALLAGGVGGGFDTPALGLYPRLGEELLRQGLSTLRLKYRHATDLAESVHDVLAGVEFLVEHGLERVALVGHSFGGAVMIGAGAQSPWVTTVVGLSPQSYGAEAVSELPPRSLLLIHGASDAVLPPSCSRSIYERARGKKALELIPGAGHVLDEAAERVFTVVRDWLLRELTPSPSGRGLG from the coding sequence GTGGATGTACTGCTGTACGAGGCCATTGGAGCGAAGGCGGGCGCCTTGCTGGCCGGGGGAGTGGGGGGAGGCTTCGACACGCCGGCCCTTGGACTGTATCCACGGCTGGGCGAGGAGCTGCTGCGGCAGGGCCTGTCCACACTGCGGCTGAAGTACCGGCACGCGACGGACCTGGCGGAGTCGGTGCATGACGTGCTCGCGGGGGTGGAGTTCCTGGTGGAGCACGGGCTGGAGCGGGTGGCGCTGGTGGGGCACTCGTTCGGCGGGGCGGTGATGATCGGCGCAGGAGCGCAGTCGCCCTGGGTGACGACGGTGGTGGGACTGTCACCGCAGAGCTACGGGGCGGAGGCCGTGTCGGAGCTGCCGCCGCGCTCGCTGCTGCTCATCCACGGCGCTTCGGACGCGGTGCTGCCGCCGAGCTGCTCACGGTCCATCTACGAGAGGGCCCGGGGGAAGAAGGCGCTGGAGCTCATTCCGGGAGCGGGGCACGTGCTGGACGAGGCGGCCGAGCGTGTCTTCACGGTGGTCCGTGACTGGCTGTTGCGCGAGCTGACTCCCTCTCCCTCCGGGAGAGGGTTGGGGTGA
- a CDS encoding PIG-L deacetylase family protein, whose protein sequence is MRPPDESPWQEEQSSEDTRTVAEVLGPLLPPQALHGSALIVAAHPEDEVRGASWLLRRSPGCHVVHVTDGSPRDMSSTRREAYARLREEESFAALALAGVPPHHLLSLGAADQEAALDLVTLTEYLMALLKALRPALLVVHPYEGGHPDHDAAAFISHAAVALMARAGRTPPTLLEMASYHRRQGVLVTGEFLPAPDSSPVATVSFTDPERASKQRMLACYASEARELKSFPVEQERYRAAPRYDFTRPPHEGMLQYESNVWRMTGARWRELARQALERLKLPEVPWH, encoded by the coding sequence ATGCGACCTCCTGACGAGTCACCCTGGCAGGAGGAGCAGTCGTCCGAGGACACACGGACCGTGGCGGAGGTCCTCGGGCCGCTGCTGCCACCGCAAGCCCTGCATGGCTCCGCCCTGATCGTGGCCGCGCACCCGGAGGATGAGGTGCGGGGAGCCTCGTGGCTGCTGCGCCGCAGCCCCGGCTGTCACGTCGTCCACGTCACCGACGGCTCCCCAAGGGACATGTCGTCGACCCGGCGCGAGGCCTATGCGCGCCTCCGCGAGGAGGAGTCCTTCGCCGCGCTGGCCCTCGCCGGAGTGCCTCCCCATCACCTCCTCTCGCTGGGGGCGGCGGACCAGGAGGCGGCGCTGGATCTCGTCACCCTCACCGAGTACCTCATGGCGCTGTTGAAGGCGCTGCGCCCGGCGCTCCTCGTCGTCCATCCGTACGAGGGCGGCCACCCGGATCACGATGCCGCCGCCTTCATCTCGCACGCCGCCGTTGCGCTGATGGCGAGGGCGGGACGCACGCCGCCAACCCTGCTGGAGATGGCGTCCTATCACCGCCGCCAGGGAGTGCTCGTCACCGGCGAGTTCCTCCCCGCGCCAGATAGCAGTCCGGTGGCCACGGTGTCCTTCACCGACCCCGAGCGCGCCAGCAAGCAGCGGATGCTCGCGTGCTACGCCTCGGAAGCGCGAGAGCTGAAGTCCTTCCCGGTGGAGCAGGAGCGCTACCGGGCCGCGCCTCGCTACGACTTCACCCGTCCGCCACACGAGGGGATGCTTCAGTACGAGTCCAACGTCTGGAGGATGACGGGCGCCCGCTGGCGGGAGCTGGCCCGGCAGGCGCTGGAGAGACTGAAGCTGCCGGAGGTCCCATGGCACTGA
- a CDS encoding DUF4202 family protein, which yields MLRQLLLSGTGIQADGAMRALPGAFALLAEEFPTITVRPLDAASDTNVLRLDAQEWRAPGFDPFDWDERVFGAATGCAQGHGLALHLTGSPHEALAGTAMEILTRYQGLVGRRNAESEGPLFDAILSRHLALHDLSKPLVVADHRHALDTWQWVLRLAPHADLALQVAALFHDVERLLSEADVACELLAEVGVDAGTRERVRWLIGRHERPQEDVCLALLNDADALSFFSLNASGFARYFPLEHTRRKVVYTLRRLRPSQRWRLARVRLAPQVRRLLEEAIGAITLPNTMQESA from the coding sequence ATGTTGCGACAGCTGCTGCTGTCCGGAACCGGAATCCAAGCCGACGGTGCGATGCGGGCCCTGCCCGGCGCCTTCGCCCTGCTCGCCGAGGAGTTTCCCACCATCACCGTGCGGCCCCTGGATGCGGCCAGCGACACGAACGTGTTGCGGCTGGATGCCCAGGAGTGGCGCGCCCCCGGCTTCGATCCGTTCGACTGGGACGAGCGCGTCTTCGGCGCCGCCACCGGGTGCGCGCAGGGCCACGGTCTCGCCCTGCACCTCACCGGCTCGCCCCACGAGGCGCTCGCCGGCACCGCGATGGAGATCCTCACCCGCTACCAGGGCCTCGTCGGCCGCCGCAACGCCGAGTCCGAGGGGCCCCTCTTCGACGCCATCCTCTCGCGGCACCTGGCGCTGCACGACCTGAGCAAGCCGCTCGTCGTCGCGGACCACCGGCATGCGCTGGACACGTGGCAGTGGGTGCTGCGGCTCGCGCCGCACGCCGACCTGGCCCTCCAGGTCGCGGCCCTCTTCCACGACGTGGAACGCCTGCTGTCCGAGGCGGACGTGGCCTGTGAGCTGCTCGCGGAGGTGGGCGTCGACGCGGGCACCCGCGAGCGCGTGCGCTGGCTCATCGGCCGCCACGAGCGCCCCCAGGAAGACGTGTGCCTCGCGCTGCTCAACGACGCGGACGCCCTCTCCTTCTTCTCGCTCAACGCCTCCGGCTTCGCCCGCTACTTCCCGCTCGAGCACACCCGCCGCAAGGTGGTCTACACGCTCCGGCGGCTGCGTCCCAGCCAGCGCTGGCGGCTGGCGCGTGTCCGGCTCGCGCCCCAGGTGCGTCGACTCCTCGAGGAAGCCATCGGAGCGATCACCCTCCCCAACACGATGCAGGAGTCGGCATGA
- a CDS encoding GNAT family N-acetyltransferase has protein sequence MALSSDLGAPRLQPARAPAHLEVEEVVSPRGLEQLRGEWRWLWARCPGATTFQRPEWLLPWYRHFGPGFSPRPPWVVTLRSEGRLVGLAPLAIREEEGARVVRLLGEGLSDSLDVLMDPSLAPQGVRALFDWLARNDERWDLCVFEQLREDSPLLATPVPPGWGEHSEAREVCPRTILPWAAGGRLAAILSQARHRLEQLGPVRIEEANEGNLDAMMDSLFRLRGMEDATLQSFHREVARGLLAARALRQYTLHVNERPVAVFHGFQDGAHVRYHLGGADPDFERYHVGHLVIAHALEEAARSGATVFDFPRGSEPARYLWGARESRDHRRSVWHGPETKM, from the coding sequence ATGGCACTGAGCTCCGACCTGGGCGCGCCCCGGCTCCAACCGGCCCGGGCCCCCGCCCACCTCGAGGTGGAAGAGGTCGTCTCCCCGCGAGGCCTGGAGCAGCTCCGAGGCGAGTGGCGCTGGCTGTGGGCCCGCTGTCCCGGGGCCACCACCTTCCAGCGGCCCGAATGGCTGCTGCCCTGGTACCGGCACTTCGGCCCGGGCTTCTCGCCCCGACCGCCCTGGGTGGTGACGCTGCGGAGCGAGGGCCGGCTGGTGGGGCTCGCGCCACTGGCCATTCGCGAGGAGGAGGGAGCGCGCGTGGTGAGGCTGCTCGGCGAGGGCCTCTCCGACTCCCTCGACGTGCTGATGGATCCGTCCCTGGCACCACAGGGCGTGCGGGCCCTGTTCGACTGGCTCGCCCGGAATGACGAGCGCTGGGACCTGTGCGTCTTCGAGCAACTCCGGGAAGACTCGCCCCTGCTGGCCACTCCCGTGCCTCCGGGCTGGGGCGAGCACAGCGAGGCGCGGGAGGTCTGTCCCCGGACGATCCTCCCCTGGGCGGCGGGGGGACGGCTCGCGGCCATCCTGAGCCAGGCCCGTCACCGCCTGGAGCAACTGGGCCCGGTGCGCATCGAGGAGGCGAACGAGGGCAACCTGGACGCGATGATGGATTCGCTGTTCCGGCTGCGCGGTATGGAGGATGCCACGCTCCAATCCTTCCACCGGGAGGTGGCGCGCGGCCTGCTCGCCGCGCGGGCCCTGCGCCAGTACACCCTCCACGTGAATGAACGGCCGGTGGCCGTCTTCCACGGCTTCCAGGACGGAGCGCACGTCCGCTATCACCTCGGTGGGGCCGATCCGGACTTCGAGCGCTACCACGTGGGCCACCTGGTGATCGCCCATGCCCTCGAGGAGGCGGCGCGCTCCGGGGCGACGGTGTTCGACTTCCCGCGTGGCTCCGAACCCGCCAGGTACCTCTGGGGCGCGAGGGAGAGCCGGGACCACCGGCGCAGCGTGTGGCACGGCCCCGAGACGAAGATGTGA
- a CDS encoding hybrid sensor histidine kinase/response regulator, with protein sequence MTQNEGRPLRLLLVEDNPGDARLLQEELKEVPSVRFEVRHVTRMAEALAVVSEPGLDVVLLDLALPDGQGISNIERMLQAAPMLPLVVLTGTDDEQLSMKAVHAGAQDYLVKGQVTGPLLVRALRYAIERKRAEEGLKREEAARQTAVFREQFLGILGHDLRNPLQAISGNAALLLRYGGLSEPQRKAVNRISISADRMARMISDILDFTRTRLGGGYPLQRTWMNLHDVLRQVVEELEVAHPKRRFELGVSGTGWGEWDSDRIAQAASNLVGNAVQYSPEDSAVRVLARDEGDGVRVEVHNLGSPIPSERLPHIFDPFVRGRDGARSGSRSGLGLGLYITHEIVKAHGGALQVRSTEAEGTCFWLNLPRHPPAAKT encoded by the coding sequence ATGACCCAGAACGAGGGACGGCCGTTGCGGCTGCTGCTGGTGGAAGACAACCCCGGGGACGCCCGGCTCCTGCAGGAGGAGCTGAAGGAGGTGCCGTCCGTGCGCTTCGAGGTGCGCCACGTGACGCGCATGGCGGAGGCGCTCGCGGTGGTGAGCGAGCCGGGGTTGGACGTGGTGCTGTTGGACCTGGCGCTGCCGGATGGGCAGGGCATCTCCAACATCGAGCGGATGCTGCAGGCGGCGCCCATGTTGCCGCTGGTGGTGCTCACCGGCACGGACGACGAGCAGCTGTCGATGAAGGCGGTGCACGCGGGCGCGCAGGACTACCTGGTGAAGGGCCAGGTGACGGGGCCGCTGCTGGTGCGCGCGCTGCGCTACGCCATCGAGCGCAAGCGGGCGGAGGAGGGACTCAAGCGCGAGGAGGCCGCGCGGCAGACGGCGGTGTTCCGCGAGCAGTTCCTGGGCATCCTCGGGCACGACCTGCGCAATCCGCTGCAGGCCATCTCCGGCAACGCGGCGCTGCTGCTGCGCTACGGGGGCCTGTCCGAGCCCCAGCGCAAGGCCGTCAACCGCATCTCCATCTCCGCGGACCGGATGGCGCGGATGATCTCCGACATCCTGGACTTCACGCGCACGCGGCTGGGCGGAGGCTACCCGCTGCAGCGCACGTGGATGAACCTGCACGACGTGCTGCGGCAGGTGGTGGAGGAACTGGAGGTGGCGCATCCCAAGCGGCGCTTCGAGCTGGGCGTGTCGGGCACCGGTTGGGGCGAGTGGGACTCGGATCGGATCGCCCAGGCGGCGTCCAACCTGGTGGGCAACGCGGTGCAGTACTCGCCGGAGGACAGCGCGGTGCGGGTGCTGGCGCGCGACGAGGGCGATGGGGTGCGGGTGGAGGTGCACAACCTGGGCTCCCCGATTCCCTCGGAGCGGTTGCCGCACATCTTCGACCCGTTCGTGCGCGGGCGGGATGGTGCCCGCTCGGGCTCGCGCTCGGGGTTGGGACTGGGGCTCTACATCACCCATGAAATCGTGAAGGCGCATGGGGGAGCGTTGCAGGTCCGCTCGACGGAGGCGGAGGGCACCTGCTTCTGGCTGAACCTGCCGCGCCATCCGCCGGCCGCGAAGACCTGA
- a CDS encoding FRG domain-containing protein, producing MQEQRVENWVELQDALFAGSWNETLKRFRPTLAFRGMPDSSHDLATSLNRRGGNYSRQEHVMLRAFRKYARGTSNPCESIWDWLSLAQHHGLPTRLLDWTFSPYVALHFLTENPELYGMDGVVWCVDYRETNRLLPRPLKAQLQEEGADVFSAEMLAEVADNLATFDRLSRGPFVLFFEPPSIDERIVNQFALFSVMNDASARLDEFLERQKKGVRRLIVPARLKQEVRDKLDQANITERVLFPGLDGLSRWLRRYYNPRPPGAPRLH from the coding sequence GTGCAGGAGCAACGCGTCGAGAACTGGGTGGAGTTGCAGGATGCGCTCTTCGCGGGCTCGTGGAACGAGACCCTCAAGCGTTTCCGCCCCACCCTCGCCTTCCGCGGCATGCCGGACTCGAGCCATGACCTGGCCACCAGCCTCAACCGGCGCGGCGGCAACTACTCCCGCCAGGAGCACGTCATGCTGCGCGCCTTCCGCAAGTACGCGCGCGGCACCAGCAACCCCTGCGAGTCCATCTGGGACTGGCTGTCACTCGCCCAGCACCACGGGCTGCCCACGCGCCTGCTGGACTGGACCTTCAGCCCCTACGTGGCGCTGCACTTCCTCACGGAGAACCCGGAGCTGTACGGCATGGACGGCGTGGTGTGGTGCGTGGACTACCGCGAGACGAACCGGCTCCTCCCCCGTCCCCTCAAGGCCCAGCTCCAGGAGGAGGGCGCCGACGTCTTCAGCGCGGAGATGCTCGCCGAGGTGGCCGACAACCTCGCCACCTTCGATCGGCTCTCCCGCGGCCCCTTCGTGCTCTTCTTCGAGCCGCCCTCCATCGACGAGCGCATCGTCAACCAGTTCGCCCTCTTCTCGGTGATGAACGACGCCTCGGCGCGGCTGGACGAGTTCCTCGAGCGCCAGAAGAAGGGCGTGCGCCGGCTCATCGTCCCCGCGCGCCTCAAGCAGGAGGTGCGGGACAAGCTCGACCAGGCCAACATCACCGAGCGTGTGCTCTTCCCTGGCCTGGACGGGCTCTCCCGCTGGCTGCGGCGCTACTACAACCCGCGGCCCCCCGGCGCCCCCCGTCTCCACTAG
- a CDS encoding CgeB family protein, which produces MKLVIFGLTVSSSWGNGHATLWRGLISALTARGHRVVFFERDQPFYASHRDLLALPRGAELILYSSWDEALPHARRHLRDADVGMVTSYCADGIEAGRLVLGSPVPVKSFYDMDTPVTLERAERGERVEYIGPEGLGDYDIVLSYTGGEALTGLRRLFGARHAVPLYGSVDPRVHYPVPPKEHYQGHLSYLGTYAANRQQALERLFLEPARRMPERRFVIGGAQYPRDFAWTENLYFVQHLPPSEHPSFYCSSALTLNVTRAPMAARGWCPSGRLFEAAACGTPVLSDAWEGLESFFRPGEELLIAHSTEDALEALSLSPEELARMGRRARERALTEHTAERRAEELVVLLDGARVSNHVRN; this is translated from the coding sequence ATGAAGTTGGTGATCTTCGGCCTCACGGTCAGTTCCTCCTGGGGCAATGGCCACGCCACCCTCTGGCGCGGGCTCATCTCCGCCCTCACCGCCCGCGGGCACCGCGTGGTCTTCTTCGAGAGGGATCAGCCCTTCTATGCCTCGCACCGCGACCTGCTCGCGCTGCCCCGGGGCGCGGAGCTCATCCTCTATTCCTCGTGGGACGAGGCCCTGCCGCACGCGCGCCGGCACCTGCGGGACGCGGACGTGGGCATGGTGACGTCCTACTGCGCGGATGGCATCGAGGCGGGCCGCCTGGTGCTGGGCTCGCCCGTGCCGGTGAAGTCCTTCTACGACATGGACACGCCCGTCACGTTGGAGCGGGCCGAGCGCGGAGAGCGCGTCGAGTACATCGGTCCGGAGGGACTGGGGGACTACGACATCGTCCTGAGCTACACGGGCGGCGAGGCCCTCACGGGGCTGCGGCGGCTCTTCGGCGCGCGCCATGCCGTGCCCCTGTATGGCAGCGTGGATCCGCGGGTGCACTACCCGGTGCCGCCGAAGGAGCACTACCAGGGGCACCTGTCGTACCTGGGCACCTACGCCGCAAACCGGCAGCAGGCGCTGGAGCGCCTCTTCCTGGAGCCCGCCAGGCGCATGCCCGAGCGGCGCTTCGTCATCGGCGGGGCGCAGTACCCGCGGGACTTCGCGTGGACGGAGAACCTCTACTTCGTCCAGCACCTGCCGCCCTCGGAGCACCCGTCCTTCTATTGTTCCTCCGCCCTCACCCTCAACGTCACCCGTGCCCCCATGGCCGCCAGGGGCTGGTGCCCGTCGGGCCGCCTCTTCGAGGCCGCGGCCTGCGGCACCCCGGTGCTCAGTGACGCATGGGAGGGCCTGGAGTCGTTCTTCCGTCCCGGCGAGGAGCTCCTCATCGCGCATTCCACCGAGGATGCGCTGGAGGCCCTCTCGCTCTCGCCGGAGGAGCTGGCCCGGATGGGCCGGCGTGCCCGGGAGCGAGCGCTCACCGAGCACACCGCGGAACGACGCGCGGAGGAGCTGGTGGTGTTATTGGACGGTGCGCGCGTCTCGAACCATGTGAGGAACTGA
- a CDS encoding DsbA family oxidoreductase, which produces MQEEYDVEVEWKGFELNPETPRGGISLDQLFPGRGEAMRAHAEQFGRSFGVSLKVPARMSNTRRVLAVTEWAKDQGRFQAFHQAAMEAYWRRGEDLESPDVLARLAEQAGLPGEGARGAMDSPEYQARLDTLRDEARRDSVRGIPTFFIGKTRVVGCQPYEAFEQAVQLAGARRRQ; this is translated from the coding sequence CTGCAAGAGGAGTACGACGTCGAGGTGGAGTGGAAGGGTTTCGAGCTGAACCCGGAGACGCCCCGTGGGGGCATCTCCCTGGACCAGCTCTTTCCGGGCCGGGGAGAGGCGATGCGGGCCCACGCGGAGCAGTTCGGCCGGAGCTTCGGTGTGTCCCTGAAGGTCCCCGCGCGCATGTCCAACACGCGCCGGGTGCTCGCGGTGACGGAGTGGGCGAAGGACCAGGGCCGCTTCCAGGCCTTCCACCAGGCGGCCATGGAGGCCTACTGGCGGCGGGGTGAGGACCTCGAGAGCCCGGACGTGCTCGCCCGTCTGGCGGAGCAGGCGGGCCTGCCCGGCGAGGGAGCACGCGGCGCCATGGACTCGCCCGAATACCAGGCCCGTCTGGACACCCTGCGCGACGAGGCCCGGCGCGACAGCGTGCGCGGCATCCCCACCTTCTTCATCGGGAAGACCCGCGTGGTGGGCTGCCAGCCGTACGAGGCTTTCGAGCAGGCCGTCCAACTCGCGGGGGCCCGCCGCAGGCAATGA